In Symmachiella dynata, the following are encoded in one genomic region:
- a CDS encoding alpha/beta hydrolase family protein — MDKFSEQFVRSRCFLVLAYFVGTVGITAQVHAAEPSIQQLPGPDGKAAVTCVVYEPQPIPEGQAGLIVHLYGSGGSHRKNEYNIGREPYATCRKLLAERGYWLVVADLGRFHWMNEKACTQLDAVIDAMITDKNIDPKQVHLFGTSMGASSSLIYTMRRPERIKSVVAVFPITDFTKWLVEIPHYRVPVEQAHGITPETRNDALAKLSPLMNVEAFRKVPVMLLHGDKDRVVPVHHSRDFAAALQKKGYPFIFHEVPGATHNDKIARTYQHEIADFLTKGIQPDQPASSPEKKQ, encoded by the coding sequence ATGGACAAGTTTTCTGAACAGTTCGTACGCTCCCGCTGCTTTCTGGTGTTGGCTTATTTTGTCGGAACTGTCGGGATCACAGCGCAGGTGCATGCCGCAGAGCCTTCGATCCAGCAGCTACCGGGACCGGATGGGAAGGCTGCCGTCACCTGTGTTGTTTACGAGCCACAACCGATTCCAGAGGGGCAAGCCGGCTTGATTGTTCATCTTTATGGAAGCGGCGGCTCCCATCGTAAGAACGAATACAACATTGGTCGCGAACCGTACGCCACATGTCGAAAGCTATTGGCAGAACGGGGCTACTGGTTGGTTGTGGCCGATTTGGGCCGGTTTCATTGGATGAATGAGAAAGCCTGCACGCAGCTTGATGCGGTAATCGACGCCATGATTACGGATAAAAACATAGACCCCAAGCAAGTCCATCTATTCGGCACGAGCATGGGGGCCAGTTCCAGCTTGATCTATACCATGCGGCGACCAGAGCGGATCAAGTCGGTTGTGGCTGTGTTTCCAATCACGGATTTTACGAAATGGCTTGTTGAAATCCCCCATTATCGCGTTCCCGTCGAACAGGCACATGGAATCACACCCGAGACACGCAACGACGCTCTTGCCAAGCTCTCGCCCTTGATGAATGTCGAAGCATTCCGAAAAGTGCCTGTGATGTTGCTGCATGGCGACAAAGACAGAGTCGTTCCGGTACATCACAGCCGCGACTTTGCCGCGGCGCTTCAAAAGAAAGGCTACCCGTTCATCTTTCATGAAGTGCCCGGTGCTACGCACAATGACAAGATTGCGCGCACCTATCAGCACGAAATTGCAGACTTTTTGACAAAAGGAATCCAACCCGACCAGCCTGCCAGTTCTCCTGAAAAAAAGCAGTAA
- a CDS encoding TRAP transporter small permease → MAFLTRLFGGIQRIEEILLGWSIIAIAALTISNVFCRAVLQFSLPFTGELSQFFMIMVTFVGLSYAASRGRHIRMTALYDQFTPRGRKVLMIIISASTAALMLVLAWYSFQYIDTVRFLESVSPVLQVPLYLVYMLVPLGLISAAIQYALTTVRNVMSPDVYISFDVKDEYEQPLDGEI, encoded by the coding sequence ATGGCCTTTTTGACACGGCTGTTCGGCGGGATTCAACGCATCGAAGAGATACTCCTGGGCTGGTCGATCATCGCGATTGCCGCATTGACAATCAGCAATGTCTTCTGCCGCGCCGTTTTGCAGTTCAGTCTGCCGTTCACGGGAGAATTGTCACAATTCTTCATGATCATGGTCACATTTGTTGGCCTTAGTTATGCGGCCAGCCGCGGTCGGCATATCCGTATGACGGCCCTCTATGACCAATTCACCCCGCGCGGGCGAAAGGTGCTGATGATCATCATCAGCGCCTCGACAGCCGCCCTGATGCTGGTTCTTGCTTGGTATTCTTTCCAATACATTGATACCGTGAGGTTTTTAGAAAGCGTCTCGCCTGTTTTGCAGGTTCCGTTGTATCTGGTTTATATGCTGGTCCCGCTGGGATTGATTTCGGCTGCGATACAATATGCACTCACAACCGTACGCAACGTCATGTCACCCGACGTCTATATTTCATTCGACGTGAAAGACGAATACGAACAACCCCTCGACGGGGAAATCTAA
- a CDS encoding TRAP transporter large permease has protein sequence MLVLLMLGYPMKVPLLAAALAVLWVFHPDVTPAVLVQQMIGGIKPAALIAVPMFIFAADIMTRGHSAQRLLDMVMAYCGHLRGGLPIASAVSCTLFGAMSGSTQATVVAIGGPLRPRLLQAGYSDAFTTALIINASDIALLIPPSIGMIVYGVVSGTSIGELFIAGVGPGLMILGMFCVYCWIASVRMNIPRQPKADSATRWKSVRGALFPLGFPVIVIGGIYSGFFSPTEAAAVSVLYAVILEIAVFRELSLRDLPDIALSTGVVTAVVFVLVGAGAAFSWVISFAQLPDALINDWLGLSAASGYWTIMLTIAAAFFIGCMFVDPIVVILILTPIFHPVAAAAGIDPVLVGIVVTLQVAIGSATPPFGCDIFTAIAVFRRPYWEVIRGTPPFIAILLLAAVLLIAFPGISLFLRDLAFG, from the coding sequence ATGCTCGTACTGCTGATGCTGGGCTATCCGATGAAGGTCCCCCTGTTGGCGGCGGCGTTGGCCGTCTTGTGGGTCTTTCATCCGGATGTCACCCCAGCGGTGCTCGTGCAACAGATGATCGGCGGCATAAAGCCGGCGGCGCTGATTGCCGTACCGATGTTTATTTTTGCAGCCGACATCATGACACGGGGGCATTCCGCGCAGCGATTGCTCGACATGGTGATGGCCTATTGCGGACACCTTCGGGGCGGCCTGCCCATCGCCAGTGCGGTGAGCTGTACGTTATTCGGAGCCATGTCGGGTTCGACGCAAGCCACCGTCGTTGCTATCGGCGGTCCATTGCGGCCGCGACTTCTCCAAGCCGGTTATTCCGATGCGTTCACCACCGCCCTGATCATCAATGCCAGCGACATCGCCCTGTTGATTCCCCCCAGCATCGGCATGATTGTTTACGGCGTGGTCTCCGGCACGTCGATTGGCGAACTGTTTATCGCAGGCGTGGGTCCCGGTTTGATGATCCTGGGCATGTTCTGTGTTTATTGCTGGATCGCCTCAGTACGCATGAACATCCCGCGTCAACCGAAAGCGGATTCCGCCACACGCTGGAAATCGGTTCGCGGGGCACTGTTTCCGCTGGGATTTCCCGTCATCGTGATCGGTGGAATCTATTCAGGATTCTTCAGCCCCACCGAAGCGGCCGCTGTCTCGGTGTTGTATGCCGTGATTTTAGAGATTGCCGTTTTCCGCGAATTGTCGCTGCGAGATCTGCCGGACATTGCCCTCTCGACCGGGGTCGTCACCGCTGTTGTGTTTGTCTTGGTCGGTGCGGGCGCCGCTTTCAGTTGGGTCATCTCCTTTGCCCAGTTGCCCGATGCATTGATCAACGATTGGTTGGGCTTATCAGCGGCCTCGGGATATTGGACGATTATGCTCACAATCGCCGCCGCGTTTTTCATCGGATGCATGTTCGTCGACCCCATCGTTGTGATTTTAATTTTGACGCCGATCTTTCATCCGGTTGCCGCAGCAGCGGGGATTGACCCGGTCTTGGTGGGAATCGTGGTGACTTTGCAAGTGGCAATCGGTTCTGCGACGCCACCGTTCGGCTGCGATATCTTCACAGCAATCGCCGTGTTTCGCCGCCCGTACTGGGAGGTCATTCGCGGGACACCGCCGTTTATCGCGATCCTGTTGTTGGCCGCCGTTCTATTAATCGCGTTTCCCGGGATTTCCCTGTTTCTCCGCGATCTGGCGTTTGGGTGA
- a CDS encoding GNAT family N-acetyltransferase yields MDVDGEKLLVGIRFKGGDVARPFVDLIAWTGEPRPRWVIAIQEAFAQFAPEAVRFRWSKESAPPWTGEVGQYLFAGLAAGTLHASVSPARDLSWFDEFSQAFDKWRTTSPLGPEVWPSNLDDLKKCLKHGHIVVATEGDKFLGLAASLWQTERAFEGWMIMEEFVVPEAQGRGLGTALQQGLMQRLPQGDLVWGTIQGDNVASQKTAARCGRRPVETWWFIPLGAS; encoded by the coding sequence TTGGATGTTGATGGAGAAAAACTACTCGTTGGAATTCGTTTCAAAGGTGGTGATGTCGCACGGCCATTCGTGGACCTGATCGCGTGGACCGGTGAGCCGCGGCCTCGTTGGGTTATTGCCATACAGGAAGCCTTCGCGCAGTTTGCTCCTGAGGCCGTTCGATTCCGTTGGTCGAAAGAGTCCGCTCCGCCTTGGACTGGCGAGGTCGGCCAATACTTGTTCGCCGGGTTGGCCGCTGGAACGTTACACGCGAGTGTCTCACCCGCCCGCGACTTGTCCTGGTTTGACGAATTCAGTCAGGCGTTCGACAAATGGCGCACAACCAGTCCCCTCGGACCGGAGGTCTGGCCATCCAACCTCGATGATTTGAAAAAGTGCCTCAAGCATGGCCACATCGTTGTGGCCACTGAGGGTGACAAGTTCCTGGGACTTGCCGCTTCCCTGTGGCAAACAGAGCGTGCCTTTGAAGGCTGGATGATCATGGAGGAGTTCGTTGTCCCCGAAGCCCAAGGGCGTGGCTTGGGGACCGCGCTTCAGCAAGGACTCATGCAACGTCTACCTCAGGGAGATTTGGTGTGGGGGACCATCCAGGGGGACAACGTCGCTTCGCAGAAGACTGCTGCTCGATGTGGTCGTAGACCGGTTGAGACATGGTGGTTCATTCCCCTGGGCGCGTCATAA
- a CDS encoding ammonia-forming cytochrome c nitrite reductase subunit c552, with product MAITDRIRFRWLVLLTLLVAVTSFGVVALLVSIIERKQEARTPTVKIVDVTEISTDPEPWGLNHPLQYETYLRTADSERTDYGGSNALPPSKLDKYPWLKRLFAGYAFSVDYREARGHAFMLHDQEVTKRVTDFQQAGACLHCHASIIPTYRRIGLEEQGVEASPERLAESFDQEAVMAGFKAVSQMNYEDVYAELLKTPDGSTSADDKGDPHMGDAHPVSCVDCHDPDTMQIRVTRPGFLEGIAKLAESDDPVPHLPSIAQWRKSNSKTPYNPNVDASRQEMRSFVCGQCHVEYYCANKMTLTFPWGNGLKMEDLEQEWDETEFPEGGKFYDYVHKETGTKVYKAQHPEFELWSQGIHARAGVSCSDCHMPFEKQGATKFSSHWVRSPMLNINRACQTCHNVPEKELLARVDGIQARTMSQVDRAATAMTDMLDAIIAAQKAGATEEQLKPIRDLQRKAMWRLDFVASENSKGFHADQEAMRILGESIDYSRQAQGLAFKLGTAAKTSSPPEESN from the coding sequence ATGGCAATCACTGATCGAATCCGCTTTCGCTGGCTGGTCTTACTCACACTGTTGGTAGCCGTCACTTCCTTTGGTGTCGTGGCACTGCTGGTCAGCATCATCGAACGCAAGCAAGAAGCCCGCACGCCGACGGTAAAAATCGTTGACGTCACAGAGATCAGTACCGATCCCGAACCGTGGGGCTTGAATCACCCACTGCAATACGAAACGTATTTGCGGACGGCCGATTCGGAGCGAACAGATTACGGCGGCAGCAATGCGTTGCCGCCCAGCAAATTAGATAAATATCCGTGGCTGAAGCGGTTGTTTGCGGGGTATGCCTTCAGTGTCGATTACCGTGAAGCGCGCGGCCACGCGTTCATGCTGCATGATCAAGAAGTCACAAAGCGTGTCACCGACTTTCAACAAGCCGGCGCTTGTTTGCATTGCCATGCCTCAATCATTCCGACCTATCGCCGCATCGGGCTAGAAGAACAAGGGGTCGAAGCCTCCCCGGAGCGTCTGGCCGAGTCGTTCGATCAAGAGGCGGTCATGGCCGGATTCAAAGCTGTGAGCCAGATGAATTACGAGGATGTCTATGCCGAACTGCTCAAAACGCCCGATGGTAGCACCTCAGCCGACGACAAGGGCGATCCCCACATGGGGGATGCCCATCCGGTCTCCTGCGTGGATTGCCACGATCCCGATACCATGCAGATTCGCGTCACCCGGCCCGGATTCCTCGAAGGCATCGCCAAACTTGCCGAGAGCGACGACCCGGTGCCGCATCTCCCGAGTATCGCCCAATGGCGAAAGTCAAATTCCAAAACGCCCTACAATCCTAACGTCGATGCTTCACGGCAAGAAATGCGATCCTTTGTCTGCGGCCAATGCCACGTGGAGTATTACTGCGCGAACAAGATGACGTTGACGTTTCCCTGGGGCAACGGCCTAAAAATGGAAGACCTCGAACAAGAGTGGGATGAGACCGAATTCCCCGAGGGGGGTAAGTTTTATGACTACGTGCACAAGGAAACCGGCACCAAAGTCTACAAAGCCCAGCACCCGGAATTTGAATTGTGGAGTCAAGGCATCCACGCACGGGCCGGGGTCAGTTGCAGCGACTGTCACATGCCGTTCGAGAAACAGGGAGCGACCAAATTCAGCAGTCACTGGGTCCGCAGCCCCATGCTCAACATCAACCGCGCCTGCCAGACGTGCCACAACGTTCCGGAAAAGGAATTACTGGCACGCGTCGATGGAATTCAAGCACGCACGATGTCACAAGTCGACCGTGCAGCCACAGCCATGACCGACATGCTCGATGCCATCATCGCCGCGCAAAAAGCGGGTGCCACCGAGGAGCAACTCAAACCAATCCGCGACCTGCAGCGCAAGGCAATGTGGCGGCTGGATTTTGTTGCCAGCGAAAACTCAAAAGGTTTCCATGCGGATCAAGAGGCGATGCGCATCCTCGGCGAATCGATTGATTACAGCCGCCAGGCACAGGGCTTGGCATTCAAACTGGGAACCGCCGCGAAAACGTCATCGCCCCCGGAAGAGTCGAACTAA
- a CDS encoding ECF-type sigma factor: MMIDITQILGEIDEGDPHAANRLLPLIYDELRRLAAARMSSERSDHTLQATALVHEAYARLVGSSNDTSWENRGHFFSAAAESMRRILVETARAKKAQKRSTPQDQLAMTNISVEPHIPIEDFLDLHHALEQLEQEDERLGRIVKLRYFTGLTIAETALCLGISEATVVRDWRYARAWLQRKMQPEG; the protein is encoded by the coding sequence ATGATGATCGATATCACACAAATTCTTGGCGAAATTGATGAAGGCGATCCACACGCTGCGAATCGTCTATTGCCATTAATTTATGACGAACTGCGCAGGCTGGCTGCCGCGCGGATGTCGAGCGAGCGGTCCGATCATACACTGCAAGCAACCGCACTGGTTCATGAAGCCTACGCCCGCCTCGTGGGGAGCAGCAATGATACCTCCTGGGAGAACCGCGGGCACTTTTTTAGTGCCGCAGCAGAATCGATGCGAAGGATTCTGGTAGAAACAGCGCGGGCCAAGAAAGCTCAGAAACGTTCTACTCCGCAAGATCAACTGGCCATGACCAATATTAGTGTCGAGCCGCACATACCGATCGAGGATTTTCTCGACCTACATCACGCCCTCGAACAACTCGAACAGGAAGATGAGCGTCTGGGCCGTATTGTCAAACTGCGATATTTCACGGGGCTGACTATCGCTGAGACGGCTCTCTGCCTAGGTATTTCTGAGGCGACTGTGGTCCGAGATTGGCGTTATGCCCGCGCTTGGCTGCAGAGGAAGATGCAACCCGAGGGTTAA
- the nrfH gene encoding cytochrome c nitrite reductase small subunit, with the protein MAQSDKAVPEDSAGSPQEKTPQPARKRTAFILAVLFIVGLGFLSGVGTFTFGYGKGASYFSNNPQSCANCHVMQDHFDSWQKSSHHHVAVCNDCHLPHEFPGNLITKADNGFFHSVAFTLHDYHDPIQTKPRNQKVTQNACISCHGDFVHALLPQAAGGESLSCVHCHADVGHAFRPYSTGSQREPASVESH; encoded by the coding sequence ATGGCCCAATCCGATAAAGCTGTTCCCGAGGATTCCGCAGGCTCTCCCCAGGAGAAGACGCCACAGCCCGCCCGTAAACGGACCGCGTTCATCTTGGCTGTGCTGTTTATCGTTGGCCTGGGATTTCTTTCAGGGGTCGGCACATTTACGTTTGGATACGGTAAGGGAGCCAGTTACTTCAGTAACAATCCCCAATCGTGCGCCAACTGCCACGTGATGCAAGACCATTTTGATTCCTGGCAGAAGAGCAGCCATCATCATGTCGCTGTCTGCAACGATTGCCATCTGCCGCACGAATTTCCCGGCAACTTGATCACAAAAGCAGACAATGGGTTTTTTCATTCGGTGGCATTCACGCTGCACGACTATCACGACCCGATCCAAACCAAACCCCGCAACCAAAAAGTCACGCAGAACGCCTGCATTAGTTGCCACGGCGACTTTGTGCATGCCCTGCTGCCACAGGCTGCGGGGGGCGAATCGCTCTCCTGTGTCCACTGCCATGCGGACGTCGGCCATGCATTTCGGCCGTATTCCACCGGCAGCCAACGCGAACCAGCTTCCGTAGAATCCCACTAA
- a CDS encoding M24 family metallopeptidase: protein MHEYARRMQALRERMAERGLDAVLITTPENICYLTGFESQGHFSFCALIVPLEGEPIMVPRRLEDSGVQARTWVSISCPYEEVEDPIQKVRDTLRLYDLSDNRIGFEKDCWFFTAVQQERLFALSHETSFVDCAGIVEAGRLIKSDLEIEMIRSAARVAEAGMQAGIEAVQEGATENDVAADIHFAMFKAGGEWPAISPFVATGHRGSIGHQTWAGDIIKKNECVFLEVGGCLKRYHAAMMRTCFVGQPDQQIIDAIKTVQEAVDASIAMIKPGIRLGEVDAVSRKIIARAAPNFGGMQVTRSAYSIGIAFAPDWGEGHIMSIRHRDPRVLQPNMTFHNIPWVQIPGKGGIGLSETIRVTEDGCEVITQLPRQLYIK from the coding sequence ATGCACGAATATGCACGGCGCATGCAGGCTCTCCGCGAACGAATGGCGGAACGGGGCCTCGACGCGGTGTTGATCACAACGCCGGAGAACATCTGCTATCTCACCGGTTTTGAAAGCCAAGGGCACTTTTCATTTTGCGCGCTGATCGTGCCGCTTGAAGGGGAACCGATCATGGTTCCCCGTCGACTGGAAGACAGCGGCGTGCAGGCCCGTACCTGGGTTTCGATTAGCTGCCCTTACGAAGAGGTGGAAGATCCAATCCAAAAGGTGCGCGATACGCTGCGTTTGTACGACTTGAGCGACAACCGCATCGGCTTTGAAAAAGATTGTTGGTTTTTCACCGCCGTGCAACAAGAGCGGCTGTTTGCTCTGTCGCACGAAACGTCGTTTGTCGACTGCGCGGGGATTGTCGAAGCGGGGCGATTGATCAAGTCGGATCTGGAAATCGAAATGATCCGCAGTGCAGCCCGTGTTGCAGAAGCGGGTATGCAGGCGGGCATCGAAGCGGTCCAAGAAGGAGCCACGGAAAATGACGTGGCGGCCGACATTCATTTTGCCATGTTCAAAGCCGGAGGAGAATGGCCGGCGATTTCGCCCTTTGTCGCCACCGGTCATCGCGGGTCGATCGGCCACCAAACCTGGGCGGGCGACATCATCAAGAAGAATGAATGCGTCTTTTTAGAAGTCGGTGGCTGCCTCAAGCGGTACCATGCAGCCATGATGCGGACCTGTTTTGTCGGTCAGCCCGACCAGCAAATCATCGATGCGATCAAGACCGTTCAAGAAGCAGTCGACGCCTCAATCGCAATGATCAAGCCCGGGATTCGCCTTGGAGAAGTCGATGCGGTGAGCCGCAAGATCATCGCCCGCGCAGCTCCGAATTTTGGCGGCATGCAAGTCACACGATCGGCCTATTCGATCGGGATCGCGTTTGCTCCGGATTGGGGTGAGGGTCATATCATGAGCATTCGCCACCGTGATCCGCGGGTCTTGCAGCCGAACATGACGTTCCACAACATTCCCTGGGTCCAAATCCCAGGAAAAGGGGGCATCGGCCTTTCGGAAACCATTCGTGTCACCGAAGATGGTTGCGAAGTCATTACGCAATTACCGCGTCAGCTTTACATCAAGTAA
- the dctP gene encoding TRAP transporter substrate-binding protein DctP, which yields MSAAKLIRVRWLLAILPCVAMLCSCGRPAAEQSSKPIQWRFAIEETIGSVQHEYALKFKELIESRSQGAIEVTIYPYGTLGTSDQITELVDMGVIQFAMASPGHLGKLIPEVQVFLLHFVFSDDEEINNQVLNDNPELRRTFDELYARKRLKLLSIYSEGWQVWTTKKPIRTPEDFRGVKMRVMTSPLLLAAYAAYGASPTPLPYSEVYSALQLNMIDGQENPVFAIQEMSFYEVTDWMIFAKQSPFITTSVTNLEFFQGLPAEQQELVLETVDELNGYILDVQRDFNRDRLELIRENKPGLNIVSDLTAEQREAFRGASQSVREQFVELAGPEGQRLLDELIRAIKAAEAKRAQ from the coding sequence ATGTCTGCAGCAAAATTGATCCGCGTCCGCTGGCTATTGGCAATCTTGCCGTGTGTGGCGATGCTCTGCTCATGCGGTCGGCCTGCTGCGGAGCAATCGTCCAAGCCGATCCAATGGCGATTTGCCATCGAAGAAACGATTGGCAGCGTCCAGCATGAATATGCGCTCAAATTCAAAGAATTGATCGAGTCGCGTTCCCAAGGCGCGATTGAAGTCACGATCTACCCCTACGGCACGCTCGGGACGTCGGACCAGATCACAGAGTTGGTCGACATGGGCGTTATTCAATTCGCGATGGCCTCCCCCGGTCATCTCGGAAAACTGATCCCTGAAGTGCAGGTGTTCCTGTTGCACTTTGTGTTTTCCGATGACGAGGAAATCAATAACCAAGTACTCAACGACAATCCGGAGTTGCGACGCACATTCGATGAACTGTATGCCCGCAAACGACTGAAGTTGTTGTCGATCTATTCCGAGGGTTGGCAGGTGTGGACCACCAAAAAACCGATTCGCACTCCGGAGGATTTTCGCGGCGTGAAGATGCGGGTGATGACCTCGCCATTGCTGTTGGCCGCCTACGCCGCTTATGGAGCCAGCCCGACCCCCCTGCCCTATTCGGAAGTTTATTCCGCTTTGCAGTTGAACATGATTGACGGCCAGGAAAATCCGGTGTTTGCGATCCAGGAGATGAGCTTTTACGAAGTGACCGACTGGATGATCTTCGCCAAGCAATCCCCGTTCATCACAACCTCCGTCACCAACCTGGAATTTTTCCAAGGCTTACCCGCTGAGCAACAGGAACTGGTGTTGGAAACCGTCGATGAACTGAATGGTTATATTCTCGACGTCCAACGCGATTTTAACCGCGACCGGCTGGAATTGATCCGAGAGAACAAGCCCGGCCTCAACATCGTGTCTGACTTAACCGCGGAACAACGCGAGGCATTCCGCGGTGCCAGCCAGTCAGTGCGAGAACAGTTTGTCGAGTTAGCCGGCCCCGAAGGTCAGCGACTGCTCGACGAACTCATCCGGGCCATCAAAGCCGCTGAAGCAAAGCGCGCTCAATAG